DNA sequence from the Halococcus salsus genome:
GCCGTTTGAACCGTCTCGTTGCTGCTCTCTATATAAGTCAGATAGAATCGCCGATGCTGCCGAATTCAAGCCCTATGCGGACGAAGTGCGTCGGTGTTCTGGAGGAGCCATACTGCGAGCACTGCGAGCGGGAGCGAGCCGACCACGCCGGTCATCGCGGGACCGAGAAGTCGACTCGGGTCGTTTCGTGCGAGGAGCAACACGATCCCGGCGTTTGCGTTGATCGCGGCGTGACCGATGACGGCTGGCCAGACGCTTCCGCCCCGTAGCGTCACCCACCCTAGGAACACGCCGGCGATGACGGTGAAGTAGACCATCGCGAGGGTTCCGAGCACCGGTGTTTCCGGATAGTTGTATCCCATCATGATTATTGGCCAGTGCCAGACGCCCCAGATCACACCCGAAAGTACGACGGCCCGACGACCGCCGAGCGGAAGGAGTTTTGGCAGGAGATACGCCCGTCAACCGAACTCCTCGCCGAACGTGGCTACGCAGTTGACCGCCGTGTTCACCGTGAGGGCGGCCACTGCGGAAACAAAAACGAGTTCCTGCGGGCCAAGCCCACCTGTCTGGCCAGCATTCACTCCGAGAGTCTCACTCAGAGCGCTCGCCGTCACGCCGAGAAATCGCGGGAACACCGCGAAAAAGAGCGCGGCCCCGAGATACACCAGCACGGGTGGGACAATCCACGCACCGACCAACCACTTCCAGTTGCGCCGCGCTCGTGGACGGAGATGCAGGTTTTCTCGCCCCTCACCAGTGACCGCTCGCGTGAGGACGTTGGCGATCGCTGGCGCAAACATATAGACTGTCGCGACGAGCACATACCACAGTCGTACTCCGGGGAATACTTCGGGACTTCTGGCACCGATCCCACCGGTCGCGTAGATCACGATAGCGACCGCCCACGAGAGCCCGAATGTGAACAGCACGAACAGCCCCACACGATGCCACTCTACGTCGGCGTTTCGAAGCGTCTCCGTCGAAAACGCGTTCCGGTCCGATTGTTCTGTCTTCGCTGTTGTCATGACGATCCGTAGTTGATCCACGACACCACATATAACTACGGTATGGAAGATATTTTATTTTAGCTGCCGTTGTCGATTGATTGAGTGACGGTAGCGAGTCGCTCCGCCAAGCCGTA
Encoded proteins:
- a CDS encoding CPBP family intramembrane glutamic endopeptidase → MPKLLPLGGRRAVVLSGVIWGVWHWPIIMMGYNYPETPVLGTLAMVYFTVIAGVFLGWVTLRGGSVWPAVIGHAAINANAGIVLLLARNDPSRLLGPAMTGVVGSLPLAVLAVWLLQNTDALRPHRA